In Apis cerana isolate GH-2021 linkage group LG5, AcerK_1.0, whole genome shotgun sequence, a single genomic region encodes these proteins:
- the LOC107999023 gene encoding mitochondrial import inner membrane translocase subunit Tim21 isoform X2 has protein sequence MASTRIINYVLYKRFVAISNLKNVCILSTFNINSNFRQNAYYCTKKSIVKTDPVERENKIQVGFADVVKENTKSIGYLGVIIGGIGITVFMFYIIFDELFSSKSPNSVYSKALDRCIKHPKIIDALGEPIKAYGEMGRRRSHISRIIFEKNGIRHMRMKFYIQGIRRRGTVHLEVQEDNTSNYMYRYLYVVVDDIQTVIKIEDNREENKNYSIGTEDQWS, from the exons ATGGCATCaacacgaataattaattatgttttatacaaAAGATTTGTAGCAatctctaatttaaaaaatgtatgcattctttctacttttaatatcaattctaattttcGACAAAATGCATATTATTGCACAAAGAAATCAATTGTTAAAACAGATCCTGTGGAACGTGAGAATAAAATACAAGTTGGATTTGCGGATGTAG tcaaagaaaatacaaaatctaTTGGATATTTAGGCGTGATAATTGGTGGTATAGGAATTACAGTtttcatgttttatattatttttgatgaattattttccaGTAAAAGTCCAAATAGCGTGTATAGTAAAGCGTTGGATCGCTGTATCAAACATCCTAAAATAATAGATGCTCTTGGAGAACCGATAAAAGCATACGGGGAAATGGGTAGACGTAGAAGTCACATAAG TCgtattatctttgaaaaaaatggaatacgTCACatgagaatgaaattttacattcaAGGTATAAGAAGACGTGGAACTGTGCACTTGGAAGTGCAAGAA gatAATACAtctaattatatgtatagatatttatacgtAGTTGTGGATGATATTCAAactgttattaaaatagaagataataGAGAAGAGAACAAAAACTACAGTATCGGGACAGAAGATCAATGGagctaa
- the LOC107998442 gene encoding NEDD8, with protein sequence MLIKVKTLTGKEIEIDIEPTDKVERIKERVEEKEGIPPQQQRLIFSGKQMNDEKTAQDYKVQGGSVLHLVLALRGGL encoded by the exons ATGTTGATCAAAGTGAAG ACTCTTACCGGAAAGGAG ATTGAAATAGATATAGAACCTACAGATAAGGTAGAAAGGATCAAGGAAAGagtggaagaaaaggaaggaattcCGCCGCAACAACAACGATTGATATTTTCTGGAAAGCAAAT GAATGACGAAAAAACGGCGCAGGATTATAAAGTTCAAGGTGGATCAGTATTGCATTTGGTACTCGCATTAAGGGGGGGCTTATAA
- the LOC107999040 gene encoding transcription and mRNA export factor ENY2 translates to MKTAPHQRLVMVGDRDGLKELLRRRLVECGWRDQVKLICKELIKEHGHDITYDKLLSMVTTKARTLVPDSVKKELLQKIKNQLIAQEEKLKM, encoded by the exons atgaaGACTGCTCCACATCAAAGGCTAGTTATGGTTGGCGATCGTGACgg GCTGAAAGAATTGCTACGTCGTCGATTAGTCGAATGTGGATGGAGGGATCAAGTAAAGTTAATctgtaaagaattaataaaagaacacGGTCATGACATTACTTATGACAAATTGCTTTCGATGGTCACAACTAAAGCAAGAACACTTGTTCCAGATTCTGTTAAAAAGGaacttttacaaaaaataaaaaatcaacttATTGctcaagaagaaaaattaaaaatgtaa
- the LOC107999023 gene encoding mitochondrial import inner membrane translocase subunit Tim21 isoform X1: protein MASTRIINYVLYKRFVAISNLKNVCILSTFNINSNFRQNAYYCTKKSIVKTDPVERENKIQVGFADVGKFLKENTKSIGYLGVIIGGIGITVFMFYIIFDELFSSKSPNSVYSKALDRCIKHPKIIDALGEPIKAYGEMGRRRSHISRIIFEKNGIRHMRMKFYIQGIRRRGTVHLEVQEDNTSNYMYRYLYVVVDDIQTVIKIEDNREENKNYSIGTEDQWS, encoded by the exons ATGGCATCaacacgaataattaattatgttttatacaaAAGATTTGTAGCAatctctaatttaaaaaatgtatgcattctttctacttttaatatcaattctaattttcGACAAAATGCATATTATTGCACAAAGAAATCAATTGTTAAAACAGATCCTGTGGAACGTGAGAATAAAATACAAGTTGGATTTGCGGATGTAGGTAAATTTC tcaaagaaaatacaaaatctaTTGGATATTTAGGCGTGATAATTGGTGGTATAGGAATTACAGTtttcatgttttatattatttttgatgaattattttccaGTAAAAGTCCAAATAGCGTGTATAGTAAAGCGTTGGATCGCTGTATCAAACATCCTAAAATAATAGATGCTCTTGGAGAACCGATAAAAGCATACGGGGAAATGGGTAGACGTAGAAGTCACATAAG TCgtattatctttgaaaaaaatggaatacgTCACatgagaatgaaattttacattcaAGGTATAAGAAGACGTGGAACTGTGCACTTGGAAGTGCAAGAA gatAATACAtctaattatatgtatagatatttatacgtAGTTGTGGATGATATTCAAactgttattaaaatagaagataataGAGAAGAGAACAAAAACTACAGTATCGGGACAGAAGATCAATGGagctaa